ATCGCCGAATCCGACGATGGTGCCGTCTTTTATTGCGACGCTGCCTTGGACGATGCGCCCGGAAAAGACGTTGACGATTCTGGCGCCAGTCAGCAGCAGGTCGGCCGGCGCATCGCCGCGGGCGGTGGCGATGATGGTTTTCAGATCCATGGTTTTCGAATCTCCAGGGCAATGGTGTTGACCCGATCCATGATTTCGCGGATGTCCATGGTCAACAGCCGGCGGTCCTGAACCAGCGGTTGGCCGGATACGAACACATGGCGAACATCGCTGCCGCCGGCCGCGTACACGATATGGGATTCGGGGTGATACATGGGGGTCAGGTGCGCCGCATGGGTGTCCATGACAACGATGTCGGCCTGTTTGCCGATTTCCAGAGAGCCGATGCTGTCGTTCAGACCGATGGCCCGGGCGCCGTCGATGGTTCCCATTTTCAGTACGTCCAGGGCGCCCAGGACCGTGGGATCGCCGCTGGCTGCTTTGTGAAGCTTGGCGGCGGTGGCCATTTCACCGAACAGATCCAGATCGTTGTTGCTGGCGCAGCCGTCGGTGCCCAGACCCACCGGGATTCCTGCTACACGCATGGCAACCACCGGTGCGATCCCGGAGGCCAGCTTCATGTTGCTTTCCGGACAGTGGGCCACGGCGCATCCACGGTCGGCCGCAACGGCGATATCGCGTTCGTCCAGCCAGACGCAGTGGGCCATGAGGGTGCGACGGTCGAGCAGGTCCAGGCTGTCCAGGTGGGCCAGCGGGCTGAGTCCCTTTTCCCGGATGGATCGCTCCCGCTCCTGGCGGGTTTCGGCCACGTGAACCTGGAACAACAGGCCCATTTCATCGGCAGCGGCCTTGGCCGCTTTCAAGGTGGCATCGCTGCAGGTGTACGGCGCATGGCAGAAAATGGACGGGGTGATTCGGGGGCTTTCGGACAGCCAGTGCGTTGCGTAGGCCGCGGCGTGGTCGATATTTTTTTTCGGGTCGGGCACACCGGGGGCCGGAAAATCGATCACGCCCTGGGCCAGCACAGCCCGCATGCCGGTTTCGGAAACGGCCCGGGCCACGACCTCTTCGAGAAAATAGCCCCCGCAGCAGCAGGTAGTGCCCGAGAGCAGCATCTCGGCGCAGGCCAGCAGGGTGCCCCAGCGAACGGTATCCGGGCGGATGAAGCGGGCTTCGGCCGGGAAGATGTGGTCGTTGAGCCACTCGGCCAGGGGCAGGTCGTCGGCCAGCCCCCGAAACAGGGTCATGGGCAGGTGGGTGTGGGTGTTGACCAGGCCGGGCATAACGATGCCGCCGGCAGCATCCACGGATTGCGGCGCATCGGCAGGCGGCGCACCGGATTCGATGGCCCCGATGCATCCGTCGCGAATGCCGATCCACCCGGACGGAATGATCCGCATACGCACATCCATGGTCACCAGGGTGCCGTTGTGGATGACGGTATCGAATTCCATGCTAACGGTTCCGGATCTCGTTGGCGATCTGGCGGGCGTCGGCCATGGTTTTTTCCAGGTCCAGGTGCAGCAGCCGGCGGTCTTTCATCAGCACCAGGCCGTTGACGATGGTGGCGGCGACATCGCTGCCCCCCACGGCGTAGACCAGATGGGATTCGGGGCGATACATGGGCGTCAGGTGGGGCCTGTTCGTATCGATGATAATGATGTCGGCTTTCTTCCCGCTTTCCAGGCTGCCCGTAATCCGGTCCAGTCCCAGGGCGCGCGCGCCGTCGACGGTGGCCATGCGCAGCACGGTGGCGGCATCCATCACCGTGGGATCCAGGCTGCTGGCCTTGTGCAGCTTGGCCGCCATGTCCATCTCGGCGAACAGATCGAGATTGTTGTTGCTGGAGCAGCCGTCCGTGCCCAGCGCGGTGCATACCCCCCGGCGGATCAGTTCCGCCGCCGGGGCGATGCCCGAAGCCAGCTTCATGTTGCTCTCCGGATTGTGGGAGACCTTGACGTCGTGTTCGGCCAGAAGATCCATGTCTTCGTCGCTGAGCACCACGCAATGGCAGGCCAGCAGGTTGGGAGCCAGCACCCCC
This window of the uncultured Desulfosarcina sp. genome carries:
- a CDS encoding amidohydrolase translates to MEFDTVIHNGTLVTMDVRMRIIPSGWIGIRDGCIGAIESGAPPADAPQSVDAAGGIVMPGLVNTHTHLPMTLFRGLADDLPLAEWLNDHIFPAEARFIRPDTVRWGTLLACAEMLLSGTTCCCGGYFLEEVVARAVSETGMRAVLAQGVIDFPAPGVPDPKKNIDHAAAYATHWLSESPRITPSIFCHAPYTCSDATLKAAKAAADEMGLLFQVHVAETRQERERSIREKGLSPLAHLDSLDLLDRRTLMAHCVWLDERDIAVAADRGCAVAHCPESNMKLASGIAPVVAMRVAGIPVGLGTDGCASNNDLDLFGEMATAAKLHKAASGDPTVLGALDVLKMGTIDGARAIGLNDSIGSLEIGKQADIVVMDTHAAHLTPMYHPESHIVYAAGGSDVRHVFVSGQPLVQDRRLLTMDIREIMDRVNTIALEIRKPWI